A single genomic interval of Aureliella helgolandensis harbors:
- the arsD gene encoding arsenite efflux transporter metallochaperone ArsD, with protein sequence MSKRMMIDDVRDQYAGVAKGALSNESTAVRSIASAFGYSQDELNQLPAEANMGLSCGNPLALAGIREGEVVVDLGCGGGMDVFLAARSVGSAGRVIGIDMTTEMLERARAGQQKLGLTNVEFHQSTIDKLPLPDNSVDCVISNCVINLVSDKLAVFREILRVLKPAGRVALSDIALKQELPSEVKQSVEAYVGCISGAVLIEEYRSLLEQAGFGSVVVTDTGADLNAYAMASDSGCCGGACDSEGKSLHDGLASVMQSFDANAYAASVRVHALKQASTGSVNTIPVLNVQPISKEKTMKTVQVYDKPMCCSTGVCGPDVDPVLPKFAADLDWLKNQGHNVERYNLAQQPQAFIENKEIHHLLSTAGTDCLPVVAVDGEIVSQTVYPSREDLAGWVAGVPAKQLLPVAKPSGGCCGTSGCC encoded by the coding sequence ATGAGCAAGCGAATGATGATCGATGATGTGCGAGACCAATACGCCGGCGTCGCCAAAGGCGCTCTTTCCAACGAGTCAACTGCGGTCAGGTCCATCGCGTCTGCCTTTGGCTATTCACAGGACGAACTGAATCAGTTGCCTGCTGAAGCCAACATGGGATTGTCCTGCGGCAACCCGTTGGCGCTAGCCGGTATTCGTGAGGGCGAAGTGGTTGTGGATCTCGGGTGCGGCGGAGGCATGGATGTGTTTCTGGCCGCTCGAAGTGTGGGCTCAGCGGGGCGCGTTATCGGTATCGACATGACCACCGAGATGCTCGAGCGAGCTCGTGCCGGTCAACAGAAGCTTGGTCTGACGAATGTCGAGTTCCATCAAAGCACCATCGACAAATTGCCGCTACCTGACAACTCTGTTGACTGCGTGATCAGCAACTGCGTGATCAATCTAGTGTCCGACAAACTGGCTGTATTTCGCGAGATCTTGCGAGTGCTCAAGCCTGCGGGCCGTGTTGCCCTAAGCGATATCGCACTCAAGCAAGAGCTGCCAAGTGAAGTCAAGCAAAGTGTTGAGGCCTATGTGGGGTGCATCTCTGGTGCAGTTCTCATCGAAGAATACCGAAGCTTATTAGAGCAAGCTGGTTTTGGCTCTGTTGTCGTAACTGACACCGGAGCGGACTTAAACGCTTATGCAATGGCCAGTGATAGCGGATGTTGCGGTGGTGCGTGCGATTCGGAAGGAAAGTCCTTGCACGACGGTCTCGCGTCGGTCATGCAATCGTTTGACGCCAACGCTTATGCCGCGAGCGTACGAGTCCATGCGCTGAAGCAGGCATCGACCGGCTCCGTGAATACGATTCCCGTTTTAAATGTTCAACCGATTTCCAAGGAGAAAACCATGAAGACTGTCCAAGTCTATGACAAACCAATGTGCTGCTCGACCGGCGTTTGTGGCCCAGACGTTGATCCCGTTTTGCCAAAGTTTGCAGCGGACCTCGACTGGCTTAAGAACCAAGGCCACAACGTCGAGCGATACAACCTAGCTCAACAGCCGCAAGCCTTCATCGAGAACAAGGAGATTCACCATCTGCTAAGCACCGCTGGCACCGATTGCTTGCCAGTCGTGGCTGTTGATGGAGAAATCGTCAGCCAAACCGTCTACCCCTCACGTGAAGATCTCGCAGGCTGGGTCGCCGGTGTACCCGCGAAACAACTCCTGCCCGTTGCCAAGCC
- a CDS encoding ArsR/SmtB family transcription factor, whose protein sequence is MVRTKAEAQKCCSPSEKLALPDVAWAEDMAKLTWALAHPARVRIVRLLLNRTSCVCGEIVEEMPLAQSTVSQHLKILKETGLVQGEIDGPRVCYCINEEAMAKLKQLIADL, encoded by the coding sequence ATGGTTCGAACCAAGGCAGAAGCTCAGAAATGCTGCTCCCCCAGTGAGAAGCTGGCGCTTCCAGATGTCGCTTGGGCTGAGGACATGGCCAAGTTGACTTGGGCCTTGGCTCATCCGGCGCGAGTGCGGATCGTGCGTTTGCTGCTCAACCGCACCTCGTGCGTCTGCGGTGAGATCGTGGAAGAAATGCCACTGGCTCAATCGACGGTTTCCCAACATTTGAAGATCCTCAAGGAGACGGGGTTGGTGCAAGGTGAAATCGACGGCCCCCGCGTTTGCTACTGCATCAACGAAGAGGCGATGGCCAAATTGAAGCAGCTAATCGCGGACTTGTAA